A genome region from Mycolicibacterium litorale includes the following:
- a CDS encoding heavy metal translocating P-type ATPase: protein MTNRDDHGVATSHPGGHAQHQFPSAHPDTHPHGEHHGHDNHTGHTGHSGHGGDHVAQFRKLFWINLIIAIPVVAFSTMFAMLLGYDVPDFPGARWIAPLLGTVMYVVGGRPFLTGALNEIRSRKPGMMLLIGLAITVAFFASWGASLGLLHHELEFWWELALLIVIMLLGHWVEMRSLAQTTSALDSLAALLPDEAEKIDGDRTVTVSPTDLHVGDVVVVRPGGSIPADGKIVDGRADMDESMVTGESRPVTRGVGDPVTAGTVATDSGLRVEITATGDDTALAGIQRLVTEAQNSSSRAQRLADKAAGWLFWFALITAAITAAAWTIVGNPDASVVRAITVLVIACPHALGLAIPLVVSIATERAARGGVLIKDRLALEGMRTVDAVLFDKTGTLTKGEPTVTAVEATGDDDGDTVLALAAAAETDSEHPLARAIVKAAEDRGLTVPRASGFSSSPAVGVTATVDGHEIRVGGPRLLEEVGAQEVPAATAWRGEGAIILHVISDGEVLGGLRLADEIRPESREAVDALHKLGVQVVMITGDAEAVANSVGHELGIDRVFAGVRPEDKASKVAALQDEGKKVAMVGDGVNDAPALAQADVGIAIGAGTDVAIASAGVILASSDPRSVLSVIELSRASYRKMKQNLWWGAGYNLISVPLAAGVLAPIGIVLPMSVGAIFMSLSTIVVALNAQLLRRLDLTPEASTRAVLNR, encoded by the coding sequence ATGACAAACCGCGATGACCACGGCGTAGCAACATCCCACCCTGGCGGGCACGCCCAGCACCAATTCCCCAGCGCACACCCTGACACCCACCCACACGGCGAACACCACGGCCATGACAATCACACCGGCCACACTGGCCATAGCGGCCACGGCGGTGACCACGTGGCCCAATTCCGCAAGCTCTTCTGGATCAACCTGATCATCGCCATACCGGTCGTCGCGTTCTCAACCATGTTCGCGATGCTGCTCGGTTACGACGTCCCCGACTTCCCCGGCGCACGCTGGATCGCGCCCCTGCTCGGGACAGTGATGTACGTCGTCGGTGGCCGCCCCTTCCTCACCGGTGCGCTGAACGAGATCCGTTCCCGCAAACCAGGAATGATGCTCCTGATCGGACTGGCGATCACCGTCGCCTTTTTCGCGTCCTGGGGCGCGAGCTTGGGCCTGCTCCACCACGAGCTGGAATTCTGGTGGGAACTCGCCCTTCTCATCGTCATCATGCTGCTCGGCCACTGGGTAGAAATGCGCTCGCTGGCCCAGACCACCTCAGCGCTGGACTCACTGGCCGCACTACTTCCCGACGAAGCCGAGAAGATCGACGGCGACCGCACCGTCACCGTCTCGCCGACCGACCTGCACGTCGGCGATGTCGTTGTAGTCCGACCCGGCGGCAGCATCCCTGCCGACGGCAAGATCGTCGACGGACGCGCCGACATGGACGAGTCCATGGTGACCGGCGAATCCCGGCCCGTTACCCGCGGCGTCGGGGATCCCGTCACAGCCGGCACCGTCGCCACCGATTCCGGGCTTCGGGTCGAGATCACCGCCACCGGCGACGACACCGCCCTAGCAGGCATCCAACGCCTAGTCACCGAAGCGCAGAATTCGTCCTCGCGTGCCCAGCGCCTTGCCGACAAGGCCGCCGGCTGGCTGTTCTGGTTCGCCCTGATCACCGCCGCGATCACCGCAGCGGCATGGACAATCGTCGGCAATCCCGATGCCTCGGTGGTACGAGCGATCACCGTGCTGGTCATCGCCTGCCCTCATGCGCTGGGCCTGGCGATACCACTGGTCGTGTCCATCGCCACCGAACGCGCCGCCAGAGGCGGCGTCTTGATCAAAGACCGGCTGGCCCTGGAAGGTATGCGCACTGTCGACGCCGTGCTGTTCGACAAGACCGGCACCCTGACGAAAGGCGAACCCACCGTCACCGCCGTCGAGGCGACCGGAGACGACGACGGCGACACCGTGCTCGCGCTCGCCGCCGCCGCCGAGACCGACAGTGAACACCCCCTGGCGCGGGCCATCGTGAAAGCCGCCGAGGATAGGGGATTAACGGTGCCGCGCGCCAGCGGCTTCTCGTCCTCTCCTGCCGTCGGTGTGACTGCGACGGTCGACGGGCACGAAATCCGAGTGGGCGGCCCCCGACTTCTCGAAGAAGTCGGCGCCCAGGAGGTCCCCGCGGCCACCGCGTGGCGCGGCGAAGGCGCCATCATTCTGCACGTCATCAGCGACGGAGAGGTGCTCGGCGGCCTGCGCTTGGCCGACGAGATCCGCCCCGAATCCCGCGAAGCCGTCGATGCGCTTCACAAGCTTGGCGTGCAAGTCGTCATGATCACCGGCGACGCCGAAGCCGTCGCCAATAGTGTCGGCCACGAACTGGGCATCGACCGGGTGTTCGCGGGGGTGCGCCCCGAAGACAAGGCGTCGAAAGTTGCTGCCCTGCAAGACGAGGGCAAGAAGGTTGCCATGGTCGGCGATGGAGTCAACGATGCCCCCGCCTTGGCGCAGGCCGATGTCGGCATCGCCATCGGTGCCGGCACTGACGTCGCCATCGCTTCCGCCGGTGTCATCCTGGCCAGTTCCGACCCCCGCTCGGTGCTGTCGGTCATCGAGCTGTCTCGCGCCAGCTACCGCAAGATGAAACAGAATCTCTGGTGGGGCGCCGGGTACAACCTCATCTCTGTGCCCCTGGCTGCTGGTGTGCTGGCGCCCATCGGCATCGTGCTGCCCATGTCGGTCGGCGCCATCTTCATGTCACTGTCAACGATCGTCGTCGCGCTCAACGCGCAACTTCTGCGCCGCCTCGATTTGACGCCCGAGGCGAGCACCCGCGCCGTTCTCAACCGTTAG
- a CDS encoding pyridoxamine 5'-phosphate oxidase family protein, translating to MTDLATVENSIRRRSFGTLSTLDSSGNPHATAVTYAAAGEGTNLTLYITTRTTNVKVKNIRRRPQVAFVIPVPHRFLPMMPPAAVQFAGSAEILNHENADARGAFHADWFLRRILAAEERIVAQRAELCFIAVRPRRWLSTYGIGMSALDILRHPGQAIGRADLTGGN from the coding sequence GTGACCGACCTCGCCACTGTCGAAAATTCGATTCGACGACGGTCGTTCGGCACCCTGTCGACGCTCGATAGCAGCGGCAACCCCCACGCGACGGCCGTCACGTACGCAGCGGCCGGTGAAGGCACAAACCTGACGTTGTACATCACGACCCGTACTACGAACGTCAAGGTTAAAAACATTCGACGACGACCACAGGTAGCCTTCGTCATTCCCGTGCCGCACCGCTTTCTCCCCATGATGCCGCCGGCAGCTGTGCAGTTTGCGGGGTCGGCCGAAATACTGAACCACGAAAACGCCGACGCGCGAGGGGCATTCCATGCGGACTGGTTTCTCCGTCGCATTCTCGCCGCCGAGGAGCGCATCGTCGCTCAGCGTGCTGAGCTGTGCTTCATCGCGGTCCGGCCGAGGCGATGGTTATCCACCTACGGCATCGGGATGTCGGCCCTCGACATCCTGCGTCATCCGGGTCAGGCCATCGGGCGGGCAGACCTGACGGGCGGAAACTAG